One Candidatus Saccharimonadales bacterium genomic window carries:
- a CDS encoding PEGA domain-containing protein — translation MYKQPSKRKQLIQRVIIYTIMSLAVVGLVVALLFVVQGYQFNRTDGQIEQGGLVQFDSVPGGANVTIDGVGLGSPTATKSTLNAGSHLFTMNKNGYKQWQKTVNLAPGAVLWLNYARLIPSELKKENVASFSTVTSSVASPNEKLIAAKEDPSVPAFYLIDISGAETKQKELVFPQGSFTPPVAGKSQQFILDGWDPSSRFVLIRHVVNDTIEWLVADTQDISHTKNITALLNISISKVVFSNADSNIVYAQTDTDVRKVDINGATMSRPLVSNVAEFSLFDRSTILYTTHLDQSGARTVGYYEDGAEKPRTIKSFTDNGQIPLHIAFGKYFNEPYLAIAHGDSVEILRGSLPDDEKDTAKLTRETTVTIPGGAQYLDIRTSGRFVIAQQNADVYVYDNELKQLSKTMLKGEGPVSSNVAWLDNYMLWSNRDGLLRFYEFDGANQSDIMPVANLSMVTLSSDDTYVYAFTAGESGNVQLTRARLVLP, via the coding sequence ATGTACAAACAACCTTCTAAACGAAAGCAATTGATTCAGCGTGTCATTATTTATACGATCATGTCGCTTGCTGTCGTTGGACTTGTGGTGGCGTTGCTTTTTGTGGTCCAAGGCTACCAGTTTAATCGTACCGATGGCCAGATTGAGCAGGGCGGGCTTGTCCAGTTTGATTCTGTGCCTGGCGGGGCGAATGTCACGATCGATGGAGTTGGCCTTGGCTCTCCTACGGCAACCAAGAGCACTCTCAATGCCGGTAGCCACCTTTTTACTATGAATAAAAATGGGTATAAACAGTGGCAAAAAACGGTCAACCTTGCCCCGGGTGCGGTGTTGTGGCTCAACTATGCGCGACTTATTCCAAGCGAGCTAAAGAAAGAGAACGTCGCGAGTTTCAGCACGGTGACTTCAAGTGTTGCTTCCCCGAACGAAAAACTTATTGCAGCCAAAGAAGATCCGAGTGTGCCGGCGTTCTATCTCATTGATATCTCGGGTGCGGAGACAAAACAAAAAGAGCTGGTGTTTCCTCAAGGCTCATTTACCCCCCCTGTGGCTGGTAAATCCCAACAGTTTATCTTAGATGGCTGGGATCCATCAAGCAGGTTCGTGCTTATTCGCCACGTGGTGAATGACACAATCGAATGGCTCGTGGCAGATACCCAGGACATTTCGCACACTAAAAACATCACTGCGTTATTGAATATCTCTATATCCAAAGTTGTGTTCAGCAATGCCGATAGCAATATAGTGTATGCTCAGACCGATACGGATGTCCGAAAAGTGGATATCAATGGTGCTACCATGAGCCGTCCGTTGGTGAGTAACGTAGCGGAGTTCAGCCTTTTTGACCGCTCGACCATCCTTTATACGACACACCTCGATCAATCAGGAGCGCGCACGGTAGGATACTATGAAGATGGTGCTGAGAAACCTCGCACAATTAAATCTTTCACGGATAACGGCCAAATACCTCTTCATATTGCATTCGGTAAGTACTTTAACGAGCCGTATCTTGCAATCGCCCATGGAGATAGCGTTGAGATACTGCGGGGTAGTCTGCCTGATGACGAAAAAGACACCGCAAAGCTGACTCGTGAAACAACGGTTACAATTCCGGGCGGTGCGCAGTATCTTGATATCCGAACGAGCGGCCGATTCGTTATTGCTCAGCAAAATGCGGATGTTTATGTATACGACAACGAGCTAAAGCAGCTGAGTAAAACGATGCTAAAAGGCGAAGGCCCGGTATCATCAAATGTGGCTTGGCTGGATAATTATATGCTTTGGAGCAACCGCGATGGACTCCTCCGTTTTTACGAATTTGATGGTGCCAATCAGAGCGACATTATGCCTGTGGCTAATTTATCGATGGTGACATTGAGTAGTGACGATACGTATGTATATGCCTTTACCGCGGGCGAATCAGGCAACGTTCAGCTGACTCGCGCACGCCTCGTACTGCCGTAA